The genomic window ACACTCCATGCCCAAAGAAAGTGGGCCGTCAGGAATAAACTGTGTATCGATTTGCGAATAAATCATAATGGTCCTCCTTTGCTCTTGATATATAAGTAATTATAAGGAATAAACCATTATTTTTCAAATAAGGAGAAAAAATTCACTTTTTTTAAAAAAAGATTAAAGATGTTGATTACTCAATGCTTCTATAAAATAATCCTTGTGAATTATCAAAAGAGTGAAAATTATTTTCGAAAGTTGGTAAAAAATGATTTATGAGACAATGTTAAATAAGAATCAACAAGAAAAGATTGAGGTCTATGCCTTACTAATTTCTTTACCGGAAGGAACCTATAGTAAAAATGGACTTGTCGGGGAATTTTCTTTTTCCTACAATCGACTTTGTGCAATCCTGGAAGAAATTCACCAGGATATAAAGGAGCTTACGCAGCAAGAAAGAGGGATTTTAATTGACGGTAAAGTCGATAAAACGCCATGCTGGATCATCTTAGACCACTATGTCACTCATGTTTTAAAAAATAGTATCAGTTATAAATTTTTAATGGCTCTTCTATCGGAAGAAGAAAAGAATATCGAAGCTTTTTGCGTAAAACATGATGTGAGTGAATCGTATACCAGAAGAAATATCAAAAAAATGGTTGCGTACCTAGCAAATTTCAATATACATGTCACTATTTCTTCAATTCAAATGACTGGAGATGAACGACTGATTCGTATTATATTCACCTATTTTATTTGGAATTGTACATTTGGTGATGAATTTAGAGACAGCTTTTGTTCCATTCAGGAACTAGCTCAGGCTTTTGATCCTATATTGAAGCTTCCACCGAAGACGAGTGACTCTTACAGGTATAGTGATCAGCTACGCCAAATTCATGCAGAAATTATGTATAGAAGGCTGAATATGGGGCACACGATGGTGGATTCAGAGGAGTATGACATTTTAATCGAAGGAAATTATACGAATTGTTATCAGCCATTACAAGAACTATTTAGCATGACAGAAGAAACAGCTAAAATAGAAGCGCGTTTTTTGGCTTTTCTTGCTTTTTATGGACCTACCTATTCTTTTGAAGAGGACCCACTATTTGATGTTCCAAGAGAAGAGTTGCAGCTGCGTTCCAATAAGATGTTTCAATTTTTTGCTGAGTTCAATAAAAAAGTTTTGCATCCGCTTCTTGAGAACTACTCGAATGCAGGTCGAGTAACATTACTTGAAGCAAATTTAGTGAATATTCTTTTTGATTATATGATTTTTAAACAGAGAATTCCGTTTTTCAGCTTGATGCAACGTGAGGATATAGAGGAAGATGAAATCATTTTCCCAATCATTTACAATCGAATTTACGACTTCTTTGAAAGTTACCCATTTAGCACGAGTTGGCAAACTGAATGCTTGGACGATATGAGCTTAATTATGACGCATTTAATTTTACCAACACTTAAAGAACACCAAAAAAGTATTAAATTGAATGTTGCTATCCTTTCAGAAGATAACTATGTTTATATCAATAATGTCAAGAGTATGCTTGCAGACTTCACCTTTGTGGAGATGATTCCTTTTACACAGGATAATTGCAAAAAAATTGATCTGTTGGTTTATCCATCCAAGCTTTTCCATATGAAGGATGAAAAAATCCAAACTTTGACCCTTTCGTTGACGTCATTGAGAGATGATTTTTATGGTGTATATACTACGATGAAAACCGTTTATGAGGAAAAATTACAAAGGTATTTTCTGAGAATTTTGGAGGAATAAAGATGGTGCAAATAAGAAGAAGTACAAAAAATAATTTAGTACAGCTTGTTCGCATGCGACGGTTATTTTTTGAGGAAAATTATTCGTTTACAGAAGAAGAATCCACTACATTCGAAGAAAAAACAGCGCACTACCTAGCTGAACGGTTAGATAACACATTGATTAGTTGGCATGCCGAACAAGGGGATGATATGGTTGCTGTTGCTTTTTTAGAAATAGCAGAACGATTGCCACATCCTGCTCGAAAGTATGGACGAACAGGTACGATTCTAAATGTTTATACGAAAAAGTCGTTTCGGAGCCAAGGAATTGCCAGCCAGTTGGTTCAGCAATTGATTAAGGAAGCCGAGGAGTTACAGTTAGATAAGGTTGATTTGATGGCTACGAAGTTGGGGTATCCTGTGTATAAAAAGTTGGGTTTCTGTGAATTTACTTTTCCAGATAAGATGATGGAGAGAAAGCTTGATTAATCTTTTGTTTTCCTTGAGTTTTTCTTGCATATTCACTGAATTATGAGGTAAACTAAACAAGATTGAAAACTGTCAAGGAGGTAGTTTTAGAATGGCAAATCCAACAATAGCAATTGTCGGTCGTCCAAATGTAGGAAAATCGACAATTTTTAACCGTATTGCCGGGGAACGTATTTCAATTGTAGAAGATACGCCTGGTGTTACAAGAGATAGAATATACGCAAAAGGGGAATGGTTAGGTCGCGAGTTTAGTATCATTGATACGGGCGGGATCGATTTAGGGGATGAACCTTTTATGGAGCAAATCAAACATCAAGCAGAGATTGCTATCGATGAAGCCGATGTGATTATTCTTGTCGCTAGTGGACGTGAAGGTGTAACAGATGCAGATGAGATGGTGGCTAGAATTTTGTACCGTAGTAAAAAACCAGTGATTCTAGCAGTTAACAAGGTGGATAATCCTGAGATGCGTGCAGATATCTATGAGTTCTATTCATTGGGCTTAGGCGAACCGTTTCCGATTTCAGGAAGCCATGGTTTAGGTATTGGGGATGTACTGGATGAAGCCGTGAAGCATTTCTCTACTGAGGTGGAAGAGGAAGAAGAAGGCTTGATCAAATTTAGTTTGATAGGTCGCCCAAATGTTGGTAAATCTTCTTTGATCAACGCTATCTTAGGTGAGGATCGCGTGATTGTTTCAGAGGTAGAAGGAACGACGAGAGATGCCGTTGATACGTATTTTGAATCAAGTGAAGGTCAGAAATTCCTAATGATCGACACTGCAGGGATGCGTAAGCGAGGAAAAGTCTACGAAACAACAGAAAAATATAGTGTGATGCGTGCGATGCGTGCAATTGAGCGTTCCGACATTGTTTTGATGGTTCTAAATGCAGAAGAAGGAATCAGAGAGCAGGATAAGAAAGTCGCTGGGTTTGCTCATGAGGCTGGTCGCGGTGTCATCATTGTTGTAAACAAATGGGATACGATCAAAAAGGAAACAAATACGATGCGCGAATTTGAACAGGAAATTCGAGACGAGTTTCGTTATCTGGACTATGCACCAATTGTCTTTGTTTCTGCTCTTACAAAACAACGGTTGAATAAGCTGCCGGAAATGATCGAAACAGTTAGCATGAACCAAAATCTTCGGATTCCTTCAGCTGTATTGAACGATGTAATCATGGATGCAGTAGCAATCAATCCTACACCAACAGATAAAGGCAAACGACTGAAGATTTTCTATGCGACACAAGTAGCAATCAAGCCGCCAACTTTCGTGATTTTTGTTAATGAAGAGGAACTGATGCACTTTTCTTATGCACGTTTTTTGGAGAATCAAGTGCGTAATGCATTTGCGTTTGAGGGAACACCTATCAAAATCATTCCAAGAAGACGAAAATAGTGCATTCTATCACACTTTTGGTAAATGTTCAAACATAATAAGAGAAAATATACTTTTATCAAAAAAACTACTTAAAACGCGTTAAAAACCTTGCTATTACTAGTTTCCTATGATATCTTTGTTAAAGAATATTGATCCAATTCAATATTTATATTTTATCCTTTGGACCACTCAGAGATAAAATACATTTGATGTCTGTTTCAGGCATCCTATCCTTATGGAGGAGGTGAAATAATCCATGGCAAACAAAGCAGAATTAATCGAAAACGTTGCATCTTCAACTGGTTTAACTAAAAAAGACGCAACTGCAGCTGTAGACGCTGTATTTTCAACAATCCAAGAAACACTTGCTAAAGGTGAAAAAGTTCAATTAATCGGTTTTGGTAACTTTGAAGTCCGCGAACGTGCTGCACGTAAAGGACGCAACCCACAAACTGGTAAAGAGATCCAAATCGCTGCAAGTAAAGTACCTGCGTTTAAACCAGGTAAAGCGTTGAAAGATGCTGTTAAATAGGACTGTTATGGGAACCCTTGAGTATCAAGGGTTCTTTTTCTGTTTTCATGGTTATTTTGCCCAAAGGGAGCAGAGAAGGGGCAGCTTATAAAAGAGGAACTCACTTCATTATTTTTATAAAGTGGGTTCTTTTTGTTTAGAGTAGCGATACTCATATTTACTGTAAGTATAGCCTTTGCAGACACTGCCAATCTCAGTCAGAACTGAGAGAGAAGTATGTATAAAATGTACATAGGATTTATAAACGTAGTATAGCTGTTTCCACTATTGCTTGTAAATATTTTATGTAACGATTGTTATTCTATTTTGATGGGTATTTGTAGGTGTTATGATAAATAAAGGAGCAAATGTACTAGTATAGAAGTTTTTTTGAGAGGATTATTTTATCAGAGGGTGTCTCACAAGAATTGATTTGCGATACGCGGATGAGAAGAAAAAAGGAGCATATACACGAAAAAGGACAAAAAAATAAAATCTGGTAGGATTACCAAATTTTTACAACTTTGCCCAATATGTTTTTTCGTTTAACCCATCCATTGACGAATCCATGATTATTGGAAATCTGATACTCTACTTGATTGTTTCGAGTTCGTATCGCAGAGATGAGGTGGGTATAATAATTTCCTTTAACTTTGCAAAAGACGATATCCTTTACAGCTAATTCAGAGATCTCAGTAATTGGTTCCAAACTAACTGGTTGGTTCGATTTCAGTAGCGGCAGCATGGAATTTCCTGCTTCTTTGTACTTTTCAACAAATCTTCCTTGCTGAAGAAGAGAAGCAATAAAACTTGCTTTAGACATAATGTGCCTCCTTTCCTATTTTAGGATAGCATAGGTTATTTCATTGTTCAATAGAAGAAAAAGAATGACTCACTATTTACAAATTTGAATAAGGGAATAGTGTATACTTTTTATTAATAGGCGGCACTATAATTTTTTGTCGGTGTTAGAAAAAAGTTGTGCTTGTGTGTAACCTTTCTATAGTTTATTCGTATATAAGGTAAGAGGAGGGTTGGGATGAATGAAAAGGATGAAATGGGTGTTGGGTTTGAACAATATTATCAAGAGCTTTTTCGATATGCCGTGTATCTTACGAAGAATCGGGAACAGGCAGAAGATTTAGTCGGAAATGCGGTGTATAAATTTCTTTTGGCTATTGAAAAAATACCGGAAGAGCAGCAAAAATTTTGGCTGCTTCGAGTGATTCGAAATGAGTTCATTGATCATGAGCGGAAAAGGAAACGGTGGCAAATAAGCTCTTTTCATAAAATGAAGGAAATGTTGTTGAGTAACACGGATATGGAACAAGAGCTTGTTGATAAAGAAAAGAAGGAAAAGCTGGCAGCGATCATTGCAACGCTGCAATCTCCCTATAAGGAAGTGATTTTTCATTACTATTATTCGGAGATGTCTGTAAAAGAGATACAAGACTATTATGGTATGAGCACTAGTCAAGTGAAAACAATCTTGTATCGCGGCAGAAACAAAATAAAGGAGCGATTATTGGATGAAGGAATCAGAGGAATTTAAACAGTTGTTGGAGAGGTATCGTTGGGGACAAGTAACTGAAGAAGAAAAGGCCTATGTAGAGGAAGAGCTTAAAAAAGCAGAAGCTATCCAAGAATACTTATTTGAAACAGAAGAGTTTTCGGGAATTACAGAGCAAACGCCAGTGTTTGAAGAAAGCTCTACGCAAGCTGTTAGAAAGATTGTTCGTAAGAAATGGCTAAAGCATGGCTTTCTCACAGGGCTCATTATACTGTTTGTTTTACTGGGAGGGTGGAGCTTTGGTCGTCCGTTATTAAATAAGATGTATTTTGACCCTACAAAAGGCCGAACGGAAAAAACATACAGTGACTATGAGTTGTATAAAAAAATAGAGAACGGGTTAACTGTCACAGGACATACATTGGAAGATATTCAGGTCGAACAAACAGGAATTGGTTCTTATATTCTTCGTTATAATTATTATGATGCATTGAAAAATGAAACAAGCGTTCATTCTACTGTTTTGAAAAGAGGGAAGATTGAGGCACAACCGATTTCAGGTACCTTGGAACAGCCTTGGCTTTCTTATAACATGGTGTCCACAGAAGAAATGTTTGGTAACCAACACAATCAGCTGATAGACGAATTGAAGGAAAAGGTTGAGCTTTTACCGAAGACTGCGGTTATGAAAATAAAC from Enterococcus sp. 9E7_DIV0242 includes these protein-coding regions:
- a CDS encoding HU family DNA-binding protein, which codes for MANKAELIENVASSTGLTKKDATAAVDAVFSTIQETLAKGEKVQLIGFGNFEVRERAARKGRNPQTGKEIQIAASKVPAFKPGKALKDAVK
- a CDS encoding phage repressor protein, producing the protein MSKASFIASLLQQGRFVEKYKEAGNSMLPLLKSNQPVSLEPITEISELAVKDIVFCKVKGNYYTHLISAIRTRNNQVEYQISNNHGFVNGWVKRKNILGKVVKIW
- a CDS encoding helix-turn-helix domain-containing protein, with product MIYETMLNKNQQEKIEVYALLISLPEGTYSKNGLVGEFSFSYNRLCAILEEIHQDIKELTQQERGILIDGKVDKTPCWIILDHYVTHVLKNSISYKFLMALLSEEEKNIEAFCVKHDVSESYTRRNIKKMVAYLANFNIHVTISSIQMTGDERLIRIIFTYFIWNCTFGDEFRDSFCSIQELAQAFDPILKLPPKTSDSYRYSDQLRQIHAEIMYRRLNMGHTMVDSEEYDILIEGNYTNCYQPLQELFSMTEETAKIEARFLAFLAFYGPTYSFEEDPLFDVPREELQLRSNKMFQFFAEFNKKVLHPLLENYSNAGRVTLLEANLVNILFDYMIFKQRIPFFSLMQREDIEEDEIIFPIIYNRIYDFFESYPFSTSWQTECLDDMSLIMTHLILPTLKEHQKSIKLNVAILSEDNYVYINNVKSMLADFTFVEMIPFTQDNCKKIDLLVYPSKLFHMKDEKIQTLTLSLTSLRDDFYGVYTTMKTVYEEKLQRYFLRILEE
- a CDS encoding GNAT family N-acetyltransferase, yielding MVQIRRSTKNNLVQLVRMRRLFFEENYSFTEEESTTFEEKTAHYLAERLDNTLISWHAEQGDDMVAVAFLEIAERLPHPARKYGRTGTILNVYTKKSFRSQGIASQLVQQLIKEAEELQLDKVDLMATKLGYPVYKKLGFCEFTFPDKMMERKLD
- a CDS encoding RNA polymerase sigma factor, which codes for MNEKDEMGVGFEQYYQELFRYAVYLTKNREQAEDLVGNAVYKFLLAIEKIPEEQQKFWLLRVIRNEFIDHERKRKRWQISSFHKMKEMLLSNTDMEQELVDKEKKEKLAAIIATLQSPYKEVIFHYYYSEMSVKEIQDYYGMSTSQVKTILYRGRNKIKERLLDEGIRGI
- the der gene encoding ribosome biogenesis GTPase Der; protein product: MANPTIAIVGRPNVGKSTIFNRIAGERISIVEDTPGVTRDRIYAKGEWLGREFSIIDTGGIDLGDEPFMEQIKHQAEIAIDEADVIILVASGREGVTDADEMVARILYRSKKPVILAVNKVDNPEMRADIYEFYSLGLGEPFPISGSHGLGIGDVLDEAVKHFSTEVEEEEEGLIKFSLIGRPNVGKSSLINAILGEDRVIVSEVEGTTRDAVDTYFESSEGQKFLMIDTAGMRKRGKVYETTEKYSVMRAMRAIERSDIVLMVLNAEEGIREQDKKVAGFAHEAGRGVIIVVNKWDTIKKETNTMREFEQEIRDEFRYLDYAPIVFVSALTKQRLNKLPEMIETVSMNQNLRIPSAVLNDVIMDAVAINPTPTDKGKRLKIFYATQVAIKPPTFVIFVNEEELMHFSYARFLENQVRNAFAFEGTPIKIIPRRRK